One window from the genome of Aeromonas sp. FDAARGOS 1405 encodes:
- the glnS gene encoding glutamine--tRNA ligase, translated as MSQANSPTNFIRQIIDEDLASGKHSSVHTRFPPEPNGYLHIGHAKSICLNFGIARDYQGQCNLRFDDTNPVKEDIEYVESIKQDVQWLGFQWNGEICYSSDYFDKLHGYAIELIEKGLAYVDELTPEQMREYRGTLTEAGKNSPFRDRSVEENLALFAKMKNGEFAEGTACLRAKIDMASPFMVMRDPVIYRIKFAHHHQTGDKWCIYPMYDFTHCISDALEGITHSICTLEFQDNRRLYDWVLDNITIDCHPRQYEFSRLNLEYTVMSKRKLNLLVTEKHVDGWDDPRMLTVSGLRRRGYTPASIREFCKRIGVTKQDNIVEMSMLEACIREDLNEHAPRAMAVLHPVKVVIENLAADEVLTAPAHPSNAEMGTRELNFTREIFIDEADFKEEANKQFKRLVLGKEVRLRNAYVIKAERIEKDADGKVTCIYCSYDPETLGKDPADGRKVKGVIHWVSATHSLPAEVRLYDRLFKVPNPGAEDDFEAALNPESLVIIEGARVEASLKNAKPEQAYQFEREGYFCADNKLSSPEHLVFNRTVALRDSWGKVEG; from the coding sequence ATGAGTCAGGCGAACAGCCCAACTAACTTTATTCGTCAGATCATTGATGAAGATCTGGCCAGCGGTAAGCACAGCAGCGTGCATACCCGTTTTCCGCCCGAGCCGAACGGTTATCTCCATATCGGCCACGCCAAGTCCATCTGCCTGAACTTCGGCATCGCCCGCGACTATCAGGGCCAGTGCAACCTGCGTTTCGATGACACCAACCCGGTGAAGGAAGATATCGAGTACGTAGAGTCCATCAAGCAGGACGTACAGTGGCTCGGCTTCCAGTGGAATGGCGAGATCTGCTACTCCTCCGACTATTTCGACAAGCTGCACGGCTACGCCATCGAGCTGATTGAAAAGGGTCTGGCCTATGTGGACGAGCTGACGCCCGAGCAGATGCGCGAGTACCGTGGCACCCTGACTGAAGCCGGCAAGAACAGCCCGTTCCGCGATCGCAGCGTGGAAGAGAACCTGGCGCTGTTTGCCAAGATGAAGAACGGCGAGTTCGCCGAAGGCACCGCCTGCCTGCGCGCCAAGATCGACATGGCATCCCCCTTCATGGTGATGCGTGATCCGGTTATCTACCGCATCAAGTTTGCCCACCACCACCAGACCGGTGACAAGTGGTGCATCTACCCGATGTATGACTTCACCCACTGCATCTCGGACGCGCTGGAAGGGATCACCCACTCCATCTGTACCCTGGAGTTCCAGGACAACCGTCGTCTGTATGACTGGGTGCTGGACAACATCACCATCGATTGCCACCCCCGTCAGTACGAGTTCTCTCGTCTGAACCTCGAATACACCGTCATGTCCAAGCGCAAGCTGAACCTGCTGGTGACCGAGAAGCACGTCGATGGTTGGGATGACCCGCGCATGCTGACCGTCTCCGGTCTGCGTCGTCGTGGTTACACCCCGGCCTCCATCCGCGAGTTCTGCAAGCGCATCGGTGTGACCAAGCAGGACAACATCGTCGAGATGAGCATGTTGGAAGCCTGCATCCGCGAAGACCTCAACGAGCATGCACCGCGCGCCATGGCCGTGCTGCATCCGGTGAAAGTGGTCATCGAGAACCTGGCTGCCGACGAAGTGCTGACTGCCCCGGCCCACCCGAGCAATGCCGAGATGGGTACCCGCGAGTTGAACTTCACCCGCGAGATCTTCATCGATGAAGCGGACTTCAAAGAAGAGGCGAACAAGCAGTTCAAGCGTCTGGTGCTGGGCAAGGAAGTGCGTCTGCGCAATGCCTATGTGATCAAGGCCGAGCGCATCGAGAAAGATGCCGATGGCAAGGTCACCTGCATCTACTGCTCCTACGACCCCGAGACCCTGGGCAAGGATCCGGCCGATGGCCGCAAGGTGAAAGGGGTGATCCACTGGGTCAGCGCCACTCACTCCCTGCCAGCCGAAGTGCGTCTCTACGATCGTCTGTTCAAGGTGCCGAACCCGGGCGCCGAGGATGACTTCGAAGCAGCGCTGAACCCGGAATCTCTGGTGATCATCGAGGGGGCCCGTGTTGAGGCATCCCTGAAGAACGCCAAGCCGGAGCAGGCTTACCAGTTCGAGCGTGAAGGTTACTTCTGCGCCGACAACAAGCTCTCCAGCCCGGAGCATCTGGTGTTTAACCGCACCGTTGCCCTGCGCGACTCCTGGGGCAAGGTAGAAGGCTAA
- a CDS encoding beta-N-acetylhexosaminidase, with product MNLKHSLLAIAMSTVFVSQVQAADAAKQAVVDSLANNLVVKYEVVTNDGAGAGLDCQALGSEWASCGVAKLHLTNTGADVTSKDWSIYVSSIRRIQRVDNDQFTITHLTGDLYRLTPTEKFQGFAKDATVEVPLVVEYWVLFESDIMPNWYVASEGAEPKVLASMSNINDASTYEKPMPADGWKRTKDDKNILMNSETRFAANQTSTLLPAGKIDNQILPTPMKQVVKAGPQVDFSTIKLNALDLPSDRAEALKAQLTKLGVTLSDTGYPVTIKLGSKLKQAEGYDMTIGQKGTVIQGRDIDGAFWGAQSLISLLGVDDKLVSPMTVEDAPRFEYRGMQTDVARHFRSLDTMKKLVDQMSAMKLNVLHLGLTNDEGWRLEIPGLPELTQVGSQRCHDESETKCLMPQLGSGPTSDNQGSGFYSKSDYVDLVRYAKARGVTVIPEINMPAHARAAVVSMEARYKRLMAEGKEAEANQFRLTDPADTSNVTSVQFYDKMSFINPCQPGAATFVAKVMDEVAQMHQAAGQPLTAWHYGGDEAKNIMQGGGYQDPAVTKKEELVAWKGNVDSSKQDKPFGKSPMCQKMIDDGKIKDVAELPVYFAKEVGEMVKGHGFSTLQAWEDGLKYANSAKDFATDNTRVNFWETLYWGGFNEAMKWAHKGYEVVLSNPDYLYFDFPNEVHPAERGYYWATRFNDTRKVFAFAPENLPQNAETSVDRDGNAFVAKGDQDPVKFKGISGQQWSETVRTDAQYEYMVYPRIFSVAERAWHKGGFELNYVKGREFSGETKFVNKATLNKEWNQFANVLGQRVLPKLDQAGVEYRLSVPGAKVVNGVLEANVDLPGLPIQYSLDGTNWSAYDAAAKPSVNGKVYLRTTSFDGKRTSRVTELN from the coding sequence ATGAACTTGAAACATTCTCTGTTAGCCATTGCCATGTCTACCGTTTTTGTCAGCCAGGTCCAGGCAGCCGATGCCGCCAAGCAGGCCGTGGTCGACTCCCTTGCCAACAACCTGGTGGTCAAGTATGAAGTGGTCACCAACGACGGTGCCGGTGCCGGCCTCGATTGCCAGGCGCTGGGTTCCGAGTGGGCGAGCTGTGGCGTTGCCAAGCTGCACCTGACCAATACCGGTGCTGACGTCACCTCCAAAGACTGGAGCATCTACGTCTCCTCCATCCGTCGTATCCAGCGTGTGGATAACGACCAGTTCACCATCACTCACCTGACCGGCGATCTCTATCGTTTGACGCCAACCGAGAAGTTCCAGGGCTTTGCCAAGGATGCCACGGTCGAAGTGCCATTGGTGGTGGAATACTGGGTACTGTTCGAATCTGACATCATGCCGAACTGGTATGTCGCCAGCGAAGGTGCCGAGCCGAAAGTACTGGCCAGCATGAGCAACATCAATGATGCCAGCACCTACGAGAAGCCGATGCCGGCCGATGGCTGGAAGCGTACCAAGGATGACAAGAACATCCTGATGAACAGCGAGACCCGTTTCGCAGCCAACCAGACCAGTACCCTGCTGCCGGCTGGCAAGATTGACAACCAGATCCTGCCGACCCCGATGAAGCAGGTAGTCAAAGCTGGCCCGCAGGTTGACTTCTCTACCATCAAACTCAATGCCCTGGACTTGCCGAGCGATCGCGCCGAGGCCCTGAAGGCTCAACTGACCAAGCTGGGTGTTACCCTCTCCGACACCGGCTACCCGGTGACCATCAAGCTCGGCAGCAAGCTCAAGCAGGCTGAAGGTTATGACATGACCATCGGTCAGAAGGGCACAGTGATCCAGGGTCGCGACATCGACGGGGCATTCTGGGGTGCACAATCCCTGATCTCCCTGCTGGGTGTTGATGACAAGCTGGTGAGCCCGATGACCGTCGAGGATGCGCCGCGCTTTGAATACCGTGGCATGCAGACCGACGTGGCCCGTCACTTCCGCAGTCTGGATACCATGAAGAAGCTGGTTGACCAGATGTCTGCCATGAAGCTCAACGTGCTGCACCTTGGCCTGACCAACGATGAAGGCTGGCGTCTGGAGATCCCGGGTCTGCCGGAGCTGACCCAGGTCGGTAGCCAGCGTTGCCACGACGAGTCCGAAACCAAGTGCCTGATGCCGCAACTGGGTTCCGGCCCGACCAGCGACAACCAGGGTTCCGGTTTCTACAGCAAGTCTGACTACGTGGATCTGGTGCGTTATGCCAAGGCCCGCGGTGTGACCGTGATCCCCGAGATCAACATGCCGGCCCACGCCCGTGCTGCCGTGGTCTCCATGGAAGCGCGCTACAAGCGTCTGATGGCAGAAGGCAAAGAGGCGGAAGCCAACCAGTTCCGTCTGACTGATCCGGCTGACACCTCCAACGTCACTTCGGTCCAGTTCTACGACAAGATGTCCTTCATCAACCCTTGCCAGCCGGGTGCTGCCACCTTCGTGGCCAAGGTAATGGATGAAGTTGCCCAGATGCACCAGGCCGCCGGTCAGCCACTGACCGCATGGCACTACGGTGGTGATGAGGCGAAGAACATCATGCAGGGCGGTGGCTATCAGGATCCGGCCGTCACCAAGAAAGAAGAGCTGGTCGCCTGGAAAGGCAACGTCGACTCCAGCAAGCAGGACAAGCCGTTTGGCAAGTCCCCGATGTGCCAGAAGATGATCGACGATGGCAAGATCAAGGACGTTGCTGAACTGCCGGTTTACTTCGCCAAGGAAGTGGGCGAGATGGTCAAGGGCCACGGCTTCTCCACCCTGCAGGCGTGGGAAGATGGTCTGAAGTACGCCAACAGCGCCAAGGACTTCGCCACCGACAACACCCGTGTCAACTTCTGGGAAACCCTCTACTGGGGTGGCTTCAACGAAGCGATGAAGTGGGCGCACAAGGGTTACGAAGTGGTCCTGTCCAACCCGGATTACCTCTACTTCGACTTCCCGAACGAGGTACACCCGGCTGAGCGTGGCTACTACTGGGCAACCCGTTTCAACGACACCCGCAAGGTGTTCGCCTTTGCCCCGGAAAACCTGCCGCAGAACGCCGAGACCTCGGTTGACCGCGACGGCAACGCCTTCGTGGCCAAGGGTGACCAGGATCCGGTCAAGTTCAAGGGGATCTCCGGTCAGCAGTGGAGTGAAACCGTGCGTACCGATGCTCAGTACGAGTACATGGTCTACCCGCGTATCTTCTCCGTGGCCGAGCGTGCCTGGCACAAAGGTGGCTTCGAGCTGAACTATGTGAAGGGTCGCGAGTTCTCCGGCGAGACCAAGTTCGTCAACAAGGCCACCCTCAACAAAGAGTGGAACCAGTTTGCCAACGTACTGGGTCAGCGCGTGCTGCCGAAACTGGATCAGGCCGGTGTTGAATACCGCCTCTCCGTACCGGGTGCCAAGGTAGTGAACGGTGTGCTGGAAGCGAACGTGGATCTGCCGGGTCTGCCCATCCAGTACAGCCTGGACGGTACCAACTGGAGTGCCTATGACGCCGCGGCCAAGCCGAGCGTGAATGGCAAGGTCTACCTGCGTACCACCAGCTTCGATGGCAAGCGCACCAGCCGCGTCACCGAACTGAACTGA
- the nagE gene encoding N-acetylglucosamine-specific PTS transporter subunit IIBC — MNILGYLQKIGRALMVPVAVLPAAAILMGVGYWIDPNGWGGDSALAAFLIKAGAAIIDNMSVLFAVGVAYGMSKDKDGSAALAGLVGFLVVTTLLSPGAVAQIKSIPVEQVPAAFAKISNQFVGILCGVIAAELYNRFSSVELHKALSFFSGRRLVPIVTSVVMIVVSFILMAVWPAIYGGLVSFGESIVSLGSTGAGIYAFFNRLLIPIGLHHALNSVFWFNVAGINDIPNFLGGQATIDAALAAGKSLDQVKGVVGMYQAGFFPIMMFGLPGAALAIYHSAKKENKEKVASIMIAAAFASFFTGVTEPLEFSFMFVAPVLYVIHAVLTGISVFIAASMQWMAGFGFSAGLVDMVLSSRNPLATNWYMLIPQGLVFFGLYYTVFRVVIAKLNLKTPGREDDEETAPAAAQSTNRTELAKQYLEVLGGQENLVSIDACITRLRLTLKDRSIVDERKLKALGAAGVVKLGEQNLQVILGPLAEIIAGEMKALR, encoded by the coding sequence GTGAACATTCTCGGTTATTTGCAAAAGATCGGCCGTGCCCTGATGGTGCCGGTAGCGGTATTGCCTGCCGCAGCGATCCTGATGGGGGTTGGCTACTGGATTGACCCGAATGGTTGGGGTGGTGACAGTGCGCTGGCTGCCTTCCTGATCAAGGCGGGTGCCGCCATTATCGACAACATGTCCGTACTGTTCGCAGTCGGTGTCGCCTACGGTATGTCCAAGGATAAAGACGGTTCTGCTGCCCTGGCAGGTCTGGTTGGCTTCCTGGTCGTGACCACTCTGCTGAGCCCGGGCGCTGTGGCCCAGATCAAGAGCATCCCGGTGGAGCAGGTTCCTGCCGCGTTTGCCAAGATCAGCAACCAGTTCGTGGGTATCCTGTGTGGTGTTATCGCCGCTGAGCTCTACAACCGCTTCAGCAGCGTTGAGCTGCACAAGGCACTCTCCTTCTTCTCCGGTCGTCGTCTGGTACCGATCGTAACCTCCGTGGTGATGATCGTTGTATCCTTCATCCTGATGGCCGTATGGCCGGCAATCTACGGTGGTCTGGTCTCCTTCGGTGAGTCCATCGTGAGCCTGGGCTCTACCGGTGCCGGTATCTACGCCTTCTTCAACCGTCTGCTGATCCCGATCGGTCTGCACCACGCCCTGAACTCCGTATTCTGGTTCAACGTGGCCGGTATCAACGACATCCCTAACTTCCTGGGTGGTCAGGCTACCATCGATGCCGCTCTGGCCGCAGGCAAGAGCCTGGATCAGGTGAAAGGCGTGGTCGGTATGTACCAGGCTGGCTTCTTCCCCATCATGATGTTCGGTCTGCCGGGCGCTGCTCTGGCCATCTACCACTCCGCCAAGAAAGAGAACAAAGAGAAAGTTGCTTCCATCATGATCGCAGCTGCCTTTGCCTCCTTCTTCACCGGTGTTACCGAGCCGCTCGAGTTCTCCTTCATGTTCGTGGCGCCGGTACTGTATGTCATTCACGCTGTGCTGACCGGTATCTCCGTGTTCATCGCAGCCTCCATGCAGTGGATGGCCGGTTTCGGTTTCAGTGCCGGTCTGGTGGATATGGTGCTCTCCAGCCGTAACCCGCTGGCGACCAACTGGTACATGCTGATCCCTCAGGGTCTGGTCTTCTTCGGCCTCTACTACACAGTGTTCCGCGTAGTGATTGCCAAGCTGAACCTGAAAACCCCGGGTCGTGAAGATGACGAAGAGACTGCTCCGGCTGCCGCTCAATCTACCAACCGTACCGAGCTGGCCAAGCAATACCTGGAAGTGCTGGGTGGTCAAGAGAACCTGGTCTCCATCGATGCCTGCATCACCCGTCTGCGTCTGACTCTGAAAGACCGCAGCATCGTCGATGAGCGCAAGCTGAAAGCCCTGGGTGCGGCCGGTGTGGTCAAACTCGGTGAGCAGAACCTGCAGGTGATTCTGGGCCCATTGGCCGAAATCATCGCCGGTGAGATGAAAGCCCTGCGTTAA